In one Streptomyces sp. NBC_01288 genomic region, the following are encoded:
- a CDS encoding CHAD domain-containing protein → MAQQHLDPTDPTARAVTGDALAGYLRGQATEFLRALRLHRETGNGQNGTEDSVDAARALRHSARRISGTLHTFRPLLDADWSEAMRPELAWLSGTLALEHACAARLERLLLALHRLSGSTAFPAQSVASAVGGRITGAGRGVPAPATAVGRGPATSPTATAERGNLTVGAAKAGALLERQLTLARTRAHSTALQALGSSRFHAVADKVAVLASEVPLTPAAAGTDLRALAAAAGERLTDAVTALPLVTAGHPYNAEALIHGLSPDPAPHPQDGPWHQVRLLLRLHRYAGEVLHADGAPMDVRLLTAGQALNLHRDASEAAAAAASAARTPRIAPATAYALGVLHADQRHEVEAARFAFHQSWQKQAVGTP, encoded by the coding sequence GTGGCACAGCAACACCTTGACCCGACGGATCCCACGGCCCGGGCCGTGACAGGTGACGCCCTCGCGGGCTACCTGCGCGGCCAGGCCACCGAGTTCCTCCGCGCCCTGCGGCTGCACCGGGAGACCGGCAACGGGCAGAACGGCACCGAGGACTCCGTCGACGCGGCGCGCGCCCTGCGCCACTCGGCCCGCCGGATCAGCGGCACCCTGCACACCTTCCGTCCGCTGCTGGACGCCGACTGGTCCGAGGCGATGCGCCCCGAACTGGCATGGCTGTCCGGCACGTTGGCCCTGGAGCACGCGTGCGCGGCCCGCCTGGAGCGGCTCCTGCTGGCCCTGCACCGGCTGTCGGGTTCCACGGCGTTCCCCGCCCAGTCGGTGGCCTCGGCGGTCGGCGGCCGGATCACCGGCGCGGGCCGGGGCGTCCCGGCACCCGCCACAGCCGTCGGCCGCGGACCGGCCACGTCCCCGACCGCCACCGCCGAGCGCGGCAACCTCACCGTGGGCGCGGCCAAGGCCGGTGCCCTGCTGGAGCGCCAGCTCACCCTGGCCCGGACCCGGGCCCACTCCACCGCCCTCCAGGCCCTCGGCTCCTCCCGCTTCCACGCGGTCGCCGACAAGGTCGCCGTGCTGGCCAGCGAGGTCCCGCTGACCCCGGCCGCGGCCGGCACCGACCTGCGCGCGCTGGCCGCCGCCGCCGGGGAGCGCCTCACCGACGCGGTCACCGCGCTGCCCCTGGTCACCGCCGGGCACCCGTACAACGCCGAGGCCCTCATCCACGGCCTCTCCCCCGACCCCGCCCCGCACCCCCAGGACGGCCCCTGGCACCAGGTCCGGCTGCTGCTGCGCCTGCACCGCTACGCCGGTGAGGTCCTGCACGCGGACGGCGCGCCGATGGACGTACGCCTGCTGACGGCCGGCCAGGCCCTCAATCTGCACCGGGACGCCTCGGAGGCCGCCGCGGCGGCCGCGTCGGCGGCCCGCACCCCGCGCATCGCCCCGGCGACCGCGTACGCGCTCGGCGTGCTCCACGCCGACCAGCGCCACGAGGTGGAGGCGGCCCGCTTCGCCTTCCATCAGTCGTGGCAGAAACAGGCGGTGGGCACGCCCTGA
- a CDS encoding RNA degradosome polyphosphate kinase: protein MKPVVPEPSPPPEVNGSNGAVVPLLPALSDAPVSPVARNNGHMSSQPNAQAQVQHAQPSVGSIAAHRPHTVSAAVSDLEPDIDADLDEYEESPYDGPQLPQGRFLDRERSWLAFNERVLELAEDPNTPLLERANFLAIFASNLDEFFMVRVAGLKRRIATGVATRSASGLQPREVLEMIWARSRELMARHAACYHEDIAPALAEEGIHLVRWNELTEKEQARLFTLFRHQIFPVLTPLAVDPAHPFPYISGLSLNLAVVVRNPVTGHRHFARVKVPPLLSRFLESSPGRYVPLEDVIAAHLEELFPGMEILEHHAFRLTRNEDLEVEEDDAENLLQALEKELMRRRFGPPVRLEVEESIDREVLDLLVRELKISEAEVYPLPGPLDLTGLFRIGGLDRPELKYPKFIAGTHRDLAEVESASAPDIFAALRNRDVLLHHPYDSFSTSVQRFLEQAANDDDVLAIKQTLYRTSGDSPIVDALIEAAEAGKQVLVLVEIKARFDEHANIKWARKLEEAGCHVVYGLVGLKTHCKLSLVVRQEGDLLRRYSHVGTGNYHPKTARLYEDLGLLTADPQVGADLSDLFNRLSGYSRRETYRRLLVAPKSLRDGLIARINKEVQHHRAGRPAFIRIKVNSMVDEAIIDSLYRASQAGVPVDVWVRGICAVRPGVPGLSENIRVRSILGRFLEHSRVFGFGNGGEPEVWIGSADMMHRNLDRRIEALVRVTDPAHRASISRLLETGMSDTTSSWHLGPDGEWTRHATDAEGQPLRNVQEMLIDARRRRRGTATP, encoded by the coding sequence ATGAAGCCCGTCGTGCCAGAGCCTTCGCCGCCTCCCGAGGTGAACGGGAGCAACGGGGCCGTCGTCCCGCTCCTTCCGGCGCTGTCCGACGCGCCTGTATCACCGGTGGCGCGGAACAATGGGCACATGAGCAGCCAGCCCAACGCCCAGGCCCAGGTTCAGCACGCGCAGCCCTCCGTGGGCTCCATAGCCGCCCACCGCCCGCACACCGTGTCGGCGGCGGTCTCCGATCTGGAACCCGACATCGACGCCGACCTCGACGAGTACGAGGAGTCGCCGTACGACGGGCCCCAGCTGCCGCAGGGCCGCTTCCTGGACCGGGAGCGCAGCTGGCTCGCGTTCAACGAGCGGGTCCTGGAGCTGGCCGAGGACCCGAACACGCCCCTGCTGGAGCGGGCGAACTTCCTCGCGATCTTCGCCAGCAACCTGGACGAGTTCTTCATGGTCCGGGTGGCCGGCCTGAAGCGCCGTATCGCCACCGGTGTCGCCACCCGCTCCGCGTCCGGTCTCCAGCCGCGCGAGGTGCTGGAGATGATCTGGGCCCGCTCGCGCGAGCTCATGGCCCGGCACGCCGCCTGCTATCACGAGGACATCGCCCCCGCGCTGGCCGAGGAGGGCATCCACCTGGTCCGCTGGAACGAGCTGACGGAGAAGGAGCAGGCCCGCCTCTTCACGCTGTTCCGGCACCAGATCTTCCCGGTGCTGACCCCGCTGGCGGTCGACCCCGCGCACCCCTTCCCGTACATCTCGGGCCTCTCGCTGAACCTCGCGGTCGTCGTACGGAACCCGGTCACCGGCCACCGCCACTTCGCGCGCGTCAAGGTGCCGCCGCTGCTCTCCCGCTTCCTGGAGTCCTCCCCGGGCCGGTACGTCCCCCTGGAGGACGTCATCGCCGCCCATCTGGAGGAACTCTTCCCGGGCATGGAGATCCTGGAGCACCACGCGTTCCGGCTGACCCGCAACGAGGATCTCGAAGTCGAGGAGGACGACGCCGAGAACCTGCTCCAGGCCCTGGAGAAGGAGCTCATGCGGCGCCGCTTCGGGCCGCCGGTGCGCTTGGAGGTCGAGGAGTCCATCGACCGCGAGGTGCTCGACCTGCTGGTGCGCGAGCTGAAGATCAGCGAGGCCGAGGTGTACCCGCTGCCGGGTCCCCTCGACCTGACCGGCCTGTTCCGGATCGGCGGCCTGGACCGGCCCGAGCTGAAGTACCCGAAGTTCATCGCGGGCACCCACCGCGACCTCGCCGAGGTCGAGTCCGCGTCCGCGCCCGACATCTTCGCCGCCCTGCGCAACCGGGACGTGCTGCTGCACCACCCGTACGACTCGTTCTCCACGTCCGTCCAGCGGTTCCTGGAGCAGGCGGCGAACGACGACGACGTCCTCGCGATCAAGCAGACCCTGTACCGCACCTCGGGCGACTCCCCGATCGTCGACGCGCTCATAGAGGCGGCCGAGGCCGGCAAGCAGGTCCTCGTCCTGGTCGAGATCAAGGCCCGCTTCGACGAGCACGCCAACATCAAGTGGGCGCGCAAGCTGGAGGAGGCGGGCTGCCATGTCGTCTACGGCCTGGTCGGTCTCAAGACGCACTGCAAGCTGTCGCTCGTGGTCCGCCAGGAGGGCGACCTGCTGCGCCGCTACAGCCACGTCGGCACCGGCAACTACCACCCGAAGACGGCCCGCCTGTACGAGGACCTCGGGCTGCTGACGGCGGACCCGCAGGTCGGCGCCGACCTCTCGGACCTCTTCAACCGGCTGTCCGGCTACTCGCGCCGCGAGACCTACCGCCGCCTGCTGGTCGCCCCCAAGTCCCTGCGCGACGGCCTGATCGCCCGGATCAACAAGGAGGTCCAGCACCACCGTGCCGGGCGCCCCGCGTTCATCCGCATCAAGGTCAACTCGATGGTGGACGAGGCGATCATCGACTCGCTGTACCGCGCGTCCCAGGCGGGCGTCCCGGTCGACGTGTGGGTCCGCGGCATCTGCGCGGTCCGGCCCGGCGTCCCCGGCCTGTCCGAGAACATCCGCGTACGGTCCATCCTCGGCCGCTTCCTCGAACACTCCCGCGTCTTCGGCTTCGGCAACGGAGGCGAGCCCGAGGTGTGGATCGGCAGCGCCGACATGATGCACCGCAACCTCGACCGTCGGATCGAGGCCCTCGTCAGGGTCACCGACCCGGCCCACCGCGCCTCGATCAGCCGGCTGCTGGAAACCGGCATGTCGGACACCACTTCCTCCTGGCACCTGGGCCCGGACGGCGAGTGGACCCGGCACGCGACCGACGCGGAGGGCCAACCACTGCGCAACGTCCAGGAGATGCTCATAGACGCCCGGAGGCGCCGGCGTGGCACAGCAACACCTTGA